One stretch of Labrus bergylta chromosome 24, fLabBer1.1, whole genome shotgun sequence DNA includes these proteins:
- the aox6 gene encoding aldehyde oxidase 6, with protein sequence MSSRREEDTLCFFINGKKVTEKHADPETMLLSFLREKLRLTGTKSGCGGGGCGACTVMVSRYQPATKTINHFSANACLLPLCQLHGAAVTTVEGIGSTKTQIHPVQERIAKAHGSQCGFCTPGMVMAMYALLRNKPQPNMDDITEALAGNLCRCTGYRPIVDGCRTFCQETNCCKVNGNGNCCMNRGNQTDETEREPPQLFDKDEFLPLDPTQELIFPPELILMAEKETPQTLTFDGERIRWVSPVSLEELVLLKTENPKAPLVMGNTNIGPDIKFKGVFHPLIISPTRVLELFEVSHTPTGVWVGAGCTLAELRSLLQKLVPQFPEEKTELFRALIQQLGNLGSVQIRNVASLGGQVISAYPNSDLNPVLAAGRCKVSVISNGGRREVPLDQNFFVSFCKTILKPEEIIVSVFIPFTRKGEFVRVFRQAPRKETSFATVTSGMRVFFSEGSRVVQDVSVYYGGMGATTLSASKTCAAIATRPWDEETLSRAYDVLLDELVLHPSAPGGKVEFRRSLSLSFLFKFNLEVLQELREMNVIKEELPEKIQTLPRDIQPGLQEFQHVSKGQSEQDPVGRPIMHRSAISQATGEAVYCDDMPHADGELFLSLVTSARAHAKIIGLDMSEALRLPGVVDVITAEDIPGVKVRESFGYQEELLAQSEVSCVGQIVCAVVADTREHAKRGAYAVKISYEDLPDPAFTVEEAVEKSSFFEPRRKLERGNVTEAFQTVDHIYEGEVRMGGQEHFYMETQSMLVVPVGEETEFNIYVSTQWPSLTQETVAETLGIPSNRVTCHVKRMGGAFGGKVTKTAILAGITSVAAWKTNRAVRCVLERGEDMLITGARHPVLGKYKVGFMKDGRIVAADLQYYTNAGNVVDESLLVAEKIVLHMDNAYNIPNLRGSGAACRTNLPSNTAFRGFGVPQSLLVVENMINDVAMVLGRPAHQIREINMYKGPSVTHYKFEFSPENMLRCWEECKVKSEYSARRRAADQFNQQSRWKKRGMSIIPIKYGIAFAESFLNQAAALVHIYKDGSVLVTHGGTEMGQGIHTKMQQVASRELHIPPSKIYISETSTNTVPNTCPSAASFGTDANGRAVQNACQTLYQRLKPIREKKPKGSWESWVNDAFFEKISLSATGFYRGPDLYMDWEKMEGQPYAYFTFGACCSEVELDCLTGDYRTVRTDIVMDIGRSVNPSVDIGQIEGAFMQGLGLYTMEELKFSPSGVLYTRGPSQYKIPAVCDVPLQFNVFLLSDTHNPHAIYSSKGIGEPVLFLGSSVFFAIKDAAAAARSESGLVGPFTLNSPATPEKACMACASPFTQKIPASKPGSFKPWALNI encoded by the exons ATGTCgtcaagaagagaagaagataCTTTGTGCTTCTTTATTAACGGGAAAAAG GTAACAGAGAAGCATGCCGACCCTGAGACCATGCTGTTGTCCTTCCTCAGAGAAAAGT TGAGGTTAACCGGGACAAAGTCGGGCTGCGGTGGTGGAGGATGCGGGGCGTGCACGGTGATGGTGTCCCGATACCAACCTGCTACCAAAACCATCAA TCATTTCTCCGCCAACGCCTGCCTGCTGCCGCTCTGCCAGCTTCACGGAGCCGCCGTCACCACGGTGGAGGGCATCGGCAGCACCAAGACACAAATCCACCCTGTGCAG GAGCGGATAGCGAAGGCTCACGGCTCTCAGTGCGGCTTCTGCACGCCGGGGATGGTGATGGCGATGTACGCGCTGCTGAGGAACAAACCTCAACCCAACATGGACGACATCACGGAGGCTCTGGCTG GGAATCTGTGTCGCTGTACTGGATATCGACCGATCGTAGACGGCTGCAGGACTTTCTGTCAG GAGACAAACTGCTGCAAAGTGAACGGAAACGGAAACTGCTGCATGAATAGAGGAAATCAAACTGATGAAACCGAGCGA GAGCCGCCACAGCTGTTTGACAAAGACGAGTTTCTTCCCCTGGACCCGACGCAGGAGCTGATCTTCCCTCCTGAACTGATC CTGATGGCAGAAAAAGAAACCCCGCAGACCCTCACCTTTGACGGGGAGAGGATCCGCTGGGTGTCCCCCGTCTCTCTGGAGGAGCTGGTGCTGCTGAAGACGGAGAACCCCAAAGCTCCACTGGTTATGGGAAACACCAACATCG GTCCAGATATAAAGTTCAAAGGCGTCTTCCATCCTCTGATAATCTCTCCGACCCGAGTTCTGGAGCTGTTTGAGGTCTCTCACACACCAACAG GAGTTTGGGTTGGAGCCGGCTGTACTCTGGCCGAGCTTCGGTCCCTCCTGCAGAAACTAGTTCCTCAGTTTCCGGAGGAGAAAACTGAACTGTTCCGAGCTCTGATCCAACAGCTGGGGAACCTGGGAAGTGTCCAGATAAGAAACGTAGCT TCTCTCGGGGGTCAAGTCATCAGTGCGTATCCAAACTCCGACCTGAACCCCGTTTTGGCTGCCGGGAGATGCAAAGTGAGCGTCATTTCAAACG GAGGAAGACGAGAGGTTCCTCTGGATCAAAATTTCTTTGTGAGCTTTTGCAAAACCATCCTGAAGCCGGAGGAGATCATCGTCTCCGTTTTCATCCCCTTCACCAGAAAG GGGGAGTTTGTTCGAGTCTTCCGCCAGGCTCCGAGGAAGGAGACGTCCTTCGCCACGGTGACGTCGGGGATGCGAGTGTTTTTCTCGGAGGGCTCCAGAGTCGTTCAGGACGTCAGTGTTTACTACGGAGGGATGGGAGCGACCACCTTGAGCGCTTCCAAAACCTGCGCAGCCATCGCCACAAG GCCGTGGGACGAGGAGACCCTCAGCCGGGCCTACGACGTCCTCCTGGACGAGCTGGTCCTCCATCCGTCGGCTCCTGGAGGAAAAGTGGAGTTTCGTCGCTCGTTGTCGCTCAGCTTCCTTTTCAAGTTCAACCTGGAGGTCCTGCAGGAGCTCAGAGAGATG AATGTGATTAAAGAAGAGCTCCCAGAGAAGATCCAGACGTTACCCCGAGACATCCAGCCCGGGCTGCAGGAGTTCCAG cacGTGTCAAAGGGTCAGAGCGAGCAGGACCCAGTGGGACGTCCCATCATGCATCGCTCTGCCATCAGCCAGGCGACGGGCGAGGCCGTTTACTGTGACGACATGCCACACGCAGACGGGGAGCTCTTCCTGTCCCTGGTCACCAGCGCTCGAGCACACGCTAAAATCAT cgGGCTGGACATGAGCGAGGCTCTGAGGCTGCCCGGTGTCGTCGACGTCATCACGGCCGAAGATATTCCCGGGGTAAAAGTGCGGGAGTCGTTTGGCTATCAGGAGGAGCTGCTGGCTCAGAGCGAG GTGTCGTGTGTCGGTCAGATTGTGTGTGCGGTGGTCGCTGATACGAGGGAACACGCCAAACGAGGAGCTTACGCTGTCAAGATCAGCTATGAAGACCTGCCCGACCCGGCGTTCACTGTAGAG gaggCCGTGGAGAAGTCGTCTTTCTTCGAGCCTCGGAGGAAACTCGAGAGAGGAAACGTGACTGAAGCGTTTCAAACTGTCGATCACATTTATGAAG GTGAGGTCAGAATGGGCGGTCAGGAACATTTCTACATGGAGACGCAGAGCATGCTGGTCGTTCCTGTCGGGGAGGAGACCGAGTTCAACATTTACGTCTCCACTCAGTGGCCCTCGTTAACGCAG GAGACAGTCGCAGAGACGCTGGGCATCCCGTCCAACAGAGTCACCTGTCACGTCAAAAGGATGGGTGGAGCTTTTGGAGGGAAGGTCACCAAAACAGCCATACTCGCCGGCATCACGTCCGTGGCTGCGTGGAA GACCAATCGTGCGGTGCGCTGCGTCCTGGAGCGAGGAGAGGACATGTTGATCACAGGAGCTCGCCACCCGGTCCTGGGAAAATACaaa GTGGGTTTCATGAAGGATGGAAGGATCGTGGCTGCAGATTTACAGTACTACACCAACGCCGGCAACGTGGTCGATGAGTCTCTTCTG GTTGCAGAGAAAATTGTTCTCCACATGGACAACGCCTACAACATTCCCAACCTGCGAGGCAGCGGCGCCGCCTGCAGGACCAACCTGCCCTCCAACACGGCCTTCAGAGGTTTCGGCGTCCCGCAAAGCCTCTTAGTCGTGGAGAACATGATTAACGACGTGGCCATGGTGCTGGGACGCCCTGCACACCAG ATTCGAGAGATCAACATGTACAAGGGGCCGTCAGTCACCCACTACAAGTTTGAGTTCAGTCCGGAGAACATGCTGCGCTGCTGGGAGGAGTGTAAGGTCAAGTCTGAGTACAGCGCCCGCCGCAGAGCCGCCGACCAGTTTAACCAGCAGAGCCGCTGGAAGAAGAGAGGGATGTCCATCATCCCCATTAAATACGGGATCGCATTCGCAGAGAGCTTCTTAAATCAG GCTGCAGCTCTGGTTCACATCTACAAAGACGGCTCTGTTCTCGTCACTCATGGAGGGACGGAGATGGGTCAGGGGATCCACACCAAAATGCAGCAG GTTGCGAGTCGGGAGCTTCACATCCCGCCCTCGAAGATCTACATCAGTGAAACCAGCACCAACACGGTCCCCAACACCTGCCCGTCTGCGGCCTCCTTCGGCACCGACGCCAACGGCAGGGCTGTCCAG AATGCCTGCCAGACTCTGTACCAGAGACTTAAGCCAATCAGGGAGAAGAAGCCCAAAGGATCATGGGAGAGTTGG GTCAATGATGCATTTTTTGAGAAGATCAGTTTATCAGCCACTGGATTCTACag AGGtccagacctgtacatggactGGGAGAAGATGGAGGGTCAGCCCTACGCGTACTTCACGTTTGGAGCGTGCTGCAGCGAGGTGGAGCTGGACTGTCTGACAGGAGACTACAGG ACGGTGAGGACGGACATTGTGATGGACATCGGGAGAAGTGTGAACCCCTCGGTGGACATCGGACAG ATTGAAGGAGCGTTCATGCAGGGTTTGGGTCTCTACACGATGGAGGAGCTGAAGTTTTCCCCCTCCGGCGTCCTGTACACTCGAGGTCCGTCTCAGTATAAAATCCCCGCCGTGTGTGACGTGCCGCTTCAATTCAACGTTTTCCTTCTGTCAGACACGCACAACCCGCACGCCATCTACTCCTCCAAG GGTATTGGAGAACCCGTCCTCTTCCTCGGCAGTTCAGTCTTCTTCGCCATCAAAGACGCGGCGGCTGCAGCGCGCTCGGAGTCCGGTTTAGTCGGCCCGTTTACTCTGAACAGCCCGGCAACACCAGAGAAAGCCTGCATGGCCTGTGCATCCCCGTTCACTCAGAAG ATTCCAGCCAGTAAACCGGGATCTTTCAAACCGTGGGCCTTAAACATCTAA
- the LOC109999361 gene encoding ADP-ribosylation factor-like protein 4C: MGNSFTNLGAFQSLHIVMLGLDSAGKTTVLYRLKFNEFVNTVPTIGFNTERIRLGGAGASRGISCHFWDVGGQEKLRPLWKPYSRCTDGIVYVVDSVDAERLEEARTELHKITRFSENQGTPLLVIANKQDLPRALDVEEIERQLALAELSPSTPYHVQPACAIIGEGLHEGMDKLYEMIVKRRKSLKQKKKRQ; this comes from the coding sequence ATGGGGAACAGTTTCACCAATCTGGGTGCCTTTCAGTCTTTGCACATAGTCATGCTCGGTTTGGACTCTGCGGGGAAAACCACCGTGCTCTACCGGCTCAAATTTAACGAGTTTGTCAACACTGTGCCAACCATCGGCTTCAACACGGAGCGGATCCGGCTCGGCGGCGCGGGGGCCTCCCGGGGCATCAGCTGTCACTTCTGGGACGTTGGGGGCCAGGAGAAGCTGCGGCCCCTGTGGAAGCCCTACAGCCGCTGCACGGACGGGATCGTGTACGTGGTGGACTCCGTGGACGCAGAGAGGCTGGAGGAGGCCCGGACCGAGCTGCACAAGATCACGCGCTTCTCGGAGAACCAGGGGACCCCCCTGCTGGTCATCGCCAACAAACAGGACCTGCCGCGGGCGCTGGATGTGGAGGAGATCGAGAGGCAGCTGGCTCTGGCCGAGCTGAGCCCCTCCACCCCGTACCACGTCCAACCAGCCTGCGCCATCATCGGAGAGGGGCTGCACGAGGGCATGGACAAACTGTATGAGATGATcgtgaagaggaggaagagcctgaaacagaagaaaaagaggcaGTGA